In Lewinellaceae bacterium, a single window of DNA contains:
- a CDS encoding ABC transporter substrate-binding protein, translating into MKHFNVSYTLLLFVFLLLAGCKSDPKTKEKDVVFSLDRPLNEAVIQLDAEPDRLNPPLSTSIYARIVGNAIFQNLISIDPVSLEIIPQLAKSRPEITPITEGPYAGGMAYTFEIHGQAVWDDGSPVTAEDFIFTLKAALNPQVPTPAYRAYLSFIKDIQVDSENPRRFTVLTDQKYILGEEAIGSALPVMPAYFFDPDGLLEDIPFTDLADEKKAKELADKDERLAQFASLFTSPKYSREKDGISGSGPYRFESWETGQRIIVVKKENYWGDELAETYPALAGYPDKIVFRPIPDPNAAITALKDGQIDAMANIPPTDFLSLQENEFTAERYDFFSPPLLGNTFIYVNTRVPKLSDKRVRKALAYAINVEEIINTVYNGLGTPYASPVHPSFPFYNKSLQPIPYDPEKARQLLEEAGWTDSNNNGIADKVINGKLEELSLNYKIIAGRENIENAALLIQESAKRAGIDIQIEAKEFAVLADDFKRRDFELVPWGKTIQPGLWEPRQDFHSEGDDRTGFATAESDALIDQIQVTLDDQERNKLYNQLQAMLYDEMPLIYLLVPTSRIAIHKRFEAQASPIYPGYFPSHLKLKKK; encoded by the coding sequence ATGAAACATTTCAATGTGAGCTACACCCTTCTGCTTTTCGTTTTTCTGCTGTTGGCAGGCTGTAAAAGCGATCCGAAGACGAAGGAAAAAGACGTCGTTTTTTCCCTGGACCGCCCCCTGAACGAGGCTGTCATACAACTGGATGCGGAGCCAGACCGCCTGAACCCGCCTCTTTCGACCAGCATTTACGCCCGCATCGTGGGCAACGCCATTTTTCAAAACCTGATCTCCATCGACCCGGTTAGCCTGGAGATTATTCCCCAACTGGCCAAGTCCCGCCCGGAGATCACTCCCATCACGGAGGGCCCTTATGCCGGAGGAATGGCCTATACTTTTGAGATTCACGGCCAGGCTGTCTGGGATGATGGCAGCCCAGTGACGGCAGAAGACTTTATCTTCACCCTCAAGGCCGCCCTCAACCCGCAGGTTCCCACGCCGGCTTACCGGGCGTATCTTTCTTTTATCAAAGACATACAGGTGGACAGCGAAAACCCCCGCCGGTTTACGGTGCTCACTGACCAGAAATACATCCTGGGAGAAGAGGCCATCGGTTCGGCGCTGCCGGTCATGCCCGCCTATTTCTTTGACCCCGATGGCCTGCTGGAAGATATTCCCTTTACCGACCTTGCCGATGAGAAAAAAGCGAAAGAACTGGCGGATAAAGACGAGCGCCTGGCGCAATTCGCCAGCCTTTTCACCAGCCCCAAATACAGCCGGGAAAAAGATGGAATCTCCGGCAGCGGCCCCTACCGCTTTGAAAGCTGGGAGACCGGCCAGCGCATCATCGTTGTCAAAAAAGAAAATTACTGGGGCGATGAACTGGCGGAAACCTACCCGGCCCTGGCCGGCTACCCCGACAAGATCGTGTTCCGGCCGATACCCGACCCCAATGCTGCCATCACTGCCCTGAAAGACGGCCAGATCGACGCCATGGCCAACATCCCCCCCACCGATTTTCTGAGCCTGCAGGAAAATGAATTCACGGCGGAGCGCTACGATTTTTTCAGCCCCCCGCTGCTGGGCAACACCTTTATCTACGTCAATACCCGCGTTCCCAAATTGTCGGATAAGCGGGTGAGGAAGGCGCTGGCCTATGCCATTAATGTGGAAGAAATCATAAACACCGTCTACAACGGCCTGGGCACGCCTTACGCCAGCCCGGTGCACCCCTCCTTCCCCTTTTACAACAAAAGCCTTCAGCCCATCCCCTACGATCCGGAAAAGGCGCGGCAACTGCTGGAGGAAGCCGGCTGGACGGACAGCAACAACAACGGCATCGCCGATAAGGTAATCAACGGCAAATTGGAGGAACTGTCGCTCAATTATAAAATTATTGCCGGGAGGGAAAATATAGAAAACGCGGCCCTCCTGATCCAGGAATCGGCCAAAAGAGCGGGCATCGATATCCAGATCGAAGCCAAAGAGTTCGCCGTGCTGGCCGATGACTTCAAGCGCCGGGATTTCGAGCTCGTCCCCTGGGGAAAGACCATTCAGCCCGGCCTCTGGGAACCGAGGCAGGATTTTCACTCTGAAGGCGACGACCGCACCGGTTTTGCCACTGCCGAATCGGACGCCCTGATCGATCAGATACAGGTGACCCTGGATGACCAGGAGCGCAACAAATTGTACAACCAGCTTCAGGCCATGCTCTACGATGAGATGCCCCTGATCTACCTGTTGGTGCCGACCAGCCGCATTGCCATCCATAAGCGGTTTGAGGCCCAGGCTTCACCCATCTATCCGGGCTATTTCCCCAGCCATCTGAAATTGAAGAAAAAATAA
- a CDS encoding ABC transporter permease — protein sequence MLQYLLKRVLIFIPTLLVISLLAFGLSKAAPGDPVELKLRGFGPDQQNLANAERIYRETADFLGLNKPVFYVGLSSAAYPDTLYNILRRDHRENLAKLVAQYGNWEQIEAYYHQLLKMNYTLQVASQQQESNAFRSVRSNLQQLFLSYSDARITSLLDEAMTLAVQDSSLQAALQRPIQELQRSYEAIKKNARPGLLYLPDIKWYGLDNQYHNWLAGFLRLDFGISYYDSRPVADKMEDALFWTILINGMAILLAYLLSIPLGVFSAVWKDSLFDRSSTVILFILYSLPSFWIGTMLLVFFTTPEYGMDWFPSIGLGNLPAEAPFWSRFWETASHLGLPVLCLAYGALAFISRQMRGGMLSVIRQDYIRTAWAKGLSSRTVIWKHAFRNSLFPIITLFASIFPAVFAGSVAIEVIFNIPGMGKLTIDAITQRDWPVVYTVLMLSAILTMAGILVADFLYAWADPRVSYSRNKQ from the coding sequence ATGTTACAATATCTGCTCAAACGAGTACTCATCTTCATTCCCACCCTGCTGGTGATCTCCCTGCTGGCCTTTGGCCTGAGCAAGGCAGCCCCCGGCGACCCAGTGGAGTTGAAGCTGAGAGGGTTTGGCCCCGACCAGCAGAACCTGGCCAACGCCGAGCGGATTTACCGGGAAACTGCCGACTTTCTGGGCCTCAACAAGCCGGTTTTTTACGTAGGCCTATCTTCGGCTGCCTATCCGGATACCCTTTACAACATCCTCCGCAGAGACCACCGGGAAAACCTGGCGAAGCTCGTCGCCCAGTACGGCAACTGGGAGCAGATAGAAGCCTATTACCATCAGCTTCTCAAGATGAACTACACCCTGCAGGTGGCTTCTCAACAGCAGGAAAGCAATGCCTTTCGCTCTGTTCGCTCCAATCTGCAGCAGTTGTTCCTCTCGTATTCCGATGCCAGGATCACCAGCCTGCTGGACGAAGCCATGACGCTGGCTGTTCAGGACAGCAGCCTGCAGGCGGCCCTTCAACGGCCCATACAGGAGTTGCAGCGCAGCTATGAAGCCATCAAAAAGAACGCCCGCCCGGGGCTGCTTTATCTGCCCGATATCAAATGGTATGGCCTGGACAACCAATACCACAACTGGCTGGCCGGTTTCCTGCGGCTGGATTTTGGCATTTCTTATTACGACAGCCGGCCGGTGGCCGACAAAATGGAAGACGCCCTTTTCTGGACCATACTCATCAATGGGATGGCCATATTGCTGGCCTACCTGTTGTCGATCCCGTTGGGCGTTTTTTCGGCCGTCTGGAAGGATTCCCTCTTCGACCGGTCTTCCACCGTGATCCTGTTTATCCTCTATTCCCTGCCGAGTTTCTGGATCGGCACCATGCTGCTGGTCTTTTTCACCACTCCGGAATACGGGATGGACTGGTTCCCCTCCATCGGCCTGGGCAACCTGCCGGCGGAGGCGCCTTTCTGGAGCCGCTTTTGGGAAACGGCCTCCCACCTGGGGTTGCCTGTTCTCTGCCTGGCCTACGGCGCGCTGGCCTTCATTTCCCGGCAGATGCGGGGCGGCATGCTGAGCGTCATCCGGCAGGATTATATCCGCACGGCCTGGGCCAAGGGCCTGAGTAGCCGGACGGTCATCTGGAAACACGCTTTCCGCAACTCCCTGTTTCCCATCATCACCCTTTTCGCCAGTATTTTCCCGGCCGTTTTTGCCGGTTCGGTAGCCATAGAGGTCATTTTCAATATTCCCGGCATGGGCAAGCTCACCATCGACGCCATCACGCAGCGCGACTGGCCGGTGGTGTACACGGTACTGATGTTGTCGGCCATCCTGACGATGGCGGGCATCCTGGTGGCCGACTTTTTATACGCCTGGGCCGACCCCCGGGTATCTTACAGCCGCAACAAGCAATAG
- a CDS encoding ABC transporter permease yields MLIGVKKEKDLAERMARRQAMGESYWAIVRRQFRKNRLAVWSLRLLFFLLFVALAGDFIANEKPLYCKIGGQTYFPVFKQYAVAVGLSTWEAQFFQKGWKEHEYEQVAWALIPYSATTIDRKNNNYKSPGSEQDVPSRRFRHWLGTDQLGRDVAAGMISGTRIAMLVGVVSMSIAAIIGVFFGALGGYFGDDRFQASRIGLILNIVGVLASIFYGFTARSFAFSEGTFSVELLKSLGITAAIMVSVNLLARPLKRIPLLGKRITLPLDIMVMRLIEVVSSVPALLLVLSILAVIEQPSILYVMAIIGLIRWTGIARFIRAELLRIRSLEYIEAAQALGYSEWRIIFRHAIPNALTPVLITIAFGVASAVLLEAFLSFLSVGVPPEQVTWGSLLRLARSQVSAWWLAIFPGFAIFLTVTIFNLLGEGLTDALDPRLRG; encoded by the coding sequence ATGCTGATCGGAGTAAAAAAAGAGAAGGATTTAGCGGAAAGGATGGCCCGTCGGCAAGCCATGGGAGAAAGCTACTGGGCCATTGTGCGGCGGCAATTCCGCAAAAACCGCCTGGCGGTATGGTCTCTTCGCCTGTTGTTCTTCCTGCTGTTCGTTGCGCTGGCCGGCGATTTCATTGCCAATGAAAAACCGCTTTACTGCAAAATCGGCGGCCAAACGTACTTCCCCGTTTTCAAGCAGTACGCCGTAGCCGTGGGGTTGTCTACCTGGGAAGCCCAGTTTTTTCAGAAGGGCTGGAAAGAGCACGAATACGAGCAGGTAGCCTGGGCGTTGATACCCTACTCGGCGACGACCATCGACCGGAAAAACAACAATTACAAATCTCCGGGCAGTGAACAGGATGTGCCGTCCCGCCGCTTCCGGCACTGGCTGGGCACCGACCAGCTGGGCCGGGATGTCGCCGCCGGGATGATCTCCGGAACGCGCATCGCCATGCTGGTGGGGGTCGTCTCCATGTCGATCGCGGCCATCATCGGCGTTTTCTTCGGCGCCCTGGGCGGGTATTTCGGCGACGACCGCTTCCAGGCCTCCCGCATCGGGCTTATCCTGAATATCGTGGGGGTGCTGGCCAGTATTTTCTACGGTTTTACCGCCCGTTCTTTCGCCTTCAGCGAAGGTACGTTCAGTGTAGAATTGTTGAAAAGCCTGGGCATAACGGCGGCCATCATGGTGTCGGTGAACCTCCTGGCCCGGCCCCTTAAGCGGATACCGCTGCTGGGCAAACGCATCACCCTGCCGCTCGACATCATGGTCATGCGGCTGATTGAGGTGGTCAGCTCCGTTCCGGCCTTGCTGCTGGTGTTGAGCATCCTGGCGGTGATCGAACAGCCTTCTATACTATACGTCATGGCCATCATCGGGCTGATCCGGTGGACGGGCATCGCCCGCTTCATCCGGGCGGAGCTGCTCCGCATCCGCAGCCTGGAATATATCGAAGCGGCTCAGGCCCTGGGTTACAGCGAGTGGCGCATCATCTTCCGCCATGCCATTCCCAATGCCCTGACGCCGGTGCTGATTACCATCGCCTTCGGAGTGGCTAGCGCCGTTCTGCTGGAGGCCTTTCTCTCTTTTCTCAGCGTGGGCGTGCCACCTGAGCAGGTCACCTGGGGATCATTGCTGCGGCTGGCCCGCTCGCAGGTCTCCGCCTGGTGGCTGGCCATCTTCCCCGGCTTCGCCATTTTCCTGACAGTGACCATCTTCAACCTGCTGGGGGAAGGGCTGACGGATGCGCTGGACCCGAGGTTGAGGGGGTGA
- a CDS encoding M23 family metallopeptidase, which yields MRHTYRLIVMNNETFEEVGSYRLTLLNVYIFISTVLVALAVLVVLAVAFTPLKRYMPGYGEGGENRDEVEQLYREVGKLEKQLAAQEAYSSSIRKVLIGDVETAEEILKSNPIDSLGEGERSDEEEQLRQEMELQKVGLAAQRPRTANFSPRDVPLEQMYFNSPVRGEISAGFMPDKKHFGVDVLASKNTAIQAAMDGYIFFSDWTLETGNTIGIQHDNNTITFYKHNSALLKKAGSFVKAGEAVAIIGNTGTLSNGPHLHFELWHKGSPVDPRDYIKF from the coding sequence ATGAGGCATACTTACCGCCTCATCGTTATGAACAACGAAACCTTCGAAGAGGTAGGTTCTTACCGCCTGACCCTTCTCAATGTCTACATTTTTATCAGTACGGTGCTGGTAGCGCTGGCCGTGTTGGTGGTGCTCGCCGTGGCCTTCACGCCCCTGAAGCGGTATATGCCGGGATACGGAGAGGGAGGCGAAAACCGCGACGAGGTGGAGCAGCTCTACCGGGAAGTCGGCAAGCTGGAAAAACAACTGGCTGCCCAGGAAGCATATTCTTCCAGCATCCGCAAAGTGCTGATCGGCGATGTGGAAACCGCTGAGGAAATATTGAAATCCAACCCCATTGATTCGCTCGGGGAAGGGGAGCGGTCCGATGAAGAAGAGCAACTCAGGCAGGAAATGGAATTGCAGAAAGTGGGGCTGGCCGCACAGCGCCCCCGTACCGCCAACTTCTCCCCGCGGGATGTCCCCCTGGAGCAAATGTATTTCAATTCGCCGGTGAGAGGAGAAATTTCGGCCGGGTTTATGCCCGACAAAAAACACTTTGGGGTGGATGTGCTCGCTTCCAAAAACACGGCGATACAGGCCGCTATGGACGGGTACATTTTCTTTTCCGACTGGACCCTGGAGACCGGCAATACCATCGGAATACAACACGACAACAACACCATAACTTTCTACAAACACAATTCCGCTCTGCTGAAAAAAGCGGGTAGTTTTGTCAAAGCCGGGGAAGCCGTGGCCATTATCGGCAATACAGGCACGCTTTCCAACGGGCCGCACCTGCATTTTGAACTCTGGCACAAAGGAAGCCCGGTGGATCCCAGAGACTATATTAAGTTTTAA
- a CDS encoding phosphoheptose isomerase, whose amino-acid sequence MSVQENSNLQPTFNKKGEKTSPLLPEGVKNFMIDIDGTICDDIPNEEPERMLAVLPYPDALKIINKWYDQGHVITFFTSRTDEHREVTEKWLLKNGFKYHNMIMNKPRGGNYHWVDNHIVKATRFKGKFTDLVVRTHEIEVFTPVKLIK is encoded by the coding sequence ATGAGTGTACAGGAGAATTCGAATTTACAACCTACTTTCAATAAGAAGGGTGAAAAGACCAGCCCGCTCTTGCCCGAGGGCGTGAAAAACTTCATGATCGATATCGACGGAACGATATGCGACGACATTCCCAACGAAGAACCCGAGCGCATGCTGGCCGTGCTTCCCTATCCCGATGCCTTAAAGATCATCAACAAATGGTACGACCAGGGCCATGTCATCACTTTCTTCACTTCCCGTACAGACGAACACCGGGAGGTTACCGAAAAGTGGCTGCTGAAAAATGGCTTCAAATACCACAACATGATTATGAACAAACCCCGAGGCGGCAATTACCATTGGGTCGACAACCACATCGTGAAGGCCACCCGCTTTAAAGGGAAGTTTACCGACCTCGTCGTCCGTACCCATGAGATCGAGGTGTTTACTCCTGTTAAGTTAATAAAGTAG
- a CDS encoding TIGR01777 family protein, which produces MPTILIAGGSGLIGSRLSHLLREQGHDVLHLSRRPRPNAPYPTYRWDTGEGYIDDEAVQRADYAVNLAGAGIADKPWTKARKQLIIDSRTEGARLLLSAFRRLQHFPKAYISSAAIGYYGDRGNEWLNETSKPGQGFLPESCVAWEAAAGEVADAGIRTVAIRIGIVLSTQGGAMEKMLLPFQFRLGAYFGDGSQWYSWIHIGDLCRMFIKAVEDDSMQGVYNGVAPNPATNKELTEALKGALGKPTLTVPAPAFALRLAMGEMADVVLSSARVSSKKIEAAGFEFSFPTLGEALPDLLERRV; this is translated from the coding sequence ATGCCAACAATCCTTATCGCCGGCGGCAGCGGCCTGATCGGCAGCCGCCTTAGCCATTTACTTCGCGAACAGGGGCACGATGTGCTTCACCTCAGCCGCCGCCCCCGGCCAAACGCTCCCTACCCTACCTACCGTTGGGATACCGGCGAGGGCTACATAGACGACGAGGCAGTTCAACGCGCCGATTATGCCGTCAACCTGGCCGGCGCCGGCATCGCGGACAAACCCTGGACCAAGGCGCGCAAACAACTGATCATCGACAGCCGGACGGAAGGAGCCCGCTTGTTGTTGTCGGCCTTCCGGCGGTTGCAGCATTTTCCCAAAGCCTATATTTCCAGCGCGGCCATCGGCTATTACGGCGACCGGGGAAATGAATGGCTGAATGAAACTTCAAAGCCTGGCCAGGGCTTCCTGCCGGAAAGTTGCGTTGCATGGGAAGCAGCGGCCGGCGAGGTGGCCGATGCGGGCATACGCACCGTCGCTATTCGCATCGGCATCGTCTTATCTACGCAGGGAGGAGCGATGGAAAAAATGTTGCTGCCTTTCCAGTTCCGGCTCGGCGCCTATTTTGGCGACGGCAGCCAGTGGTACAGCTGGATCCATATCGGCGACCTGTGCCGGATGTTCATAAAGGCTGTGGAAGACGACAGCATGCAGGGAGTGTACAACGGCGTAGCTCCCAACCCGGCCACCAATAAAGAATTGACGGAAGCCCTTAAAGGCGCCCTGGGCAAGCCCACCCTGACCGTGCCGGCGCCCGCCTTCGCGCTGCGGCTGGCCATGGGCGAAATGGCCGACGTGGTCTTGTCCAGCGCACGGGTAAGCTCCAAAAAGATCGAAGCGGCGGGGTTCGAATTTTCCTTCCCCACCCTCGGCGAGGCCCTTCCGGACTTGCTGGAGCGAAGGGTTTAG